The sequence CGGTCGACCACCTGCATGGTCTGGCCGCCCTCGCGCTCCTGCAGCGTCTCGCCCACGCACACGATGGGCACCAACCCGGCCTTGAGCGCCGCGCCGAGCCGCTTGTTCACGGTGGCGTCGGTCTCACCGAAGAACTGGCGCCGCTCGCTGTGGCCGATGATCGCGTACTTCGCGCCCGCGTCTTTCACCATCGGCGCGCTGACCTCGCCGGTGAAAGCGCCCTGCACTTCCCAGTGGCAGTTCTGGCCGGCCACGCCGACGTTGGTGCCCTCGAGCTGCTTGGCCACCGCGTAGATGCTGGTGAAGACCGGCGACACCGCGATCTCCACCCGCTCGCGAAGGACGCCCACCACGTTCGCCAGGTCGCGCGCGGTCGCGACCGATTCGGCCACGGTCTTGTGCATCTTCCAGTTGCCGCAGATGAACGGCTTGCGTCCCTGTGCGCTCATGTCACTGCTCCAGTGCCGCGATGCCGGGAAGCTTGATGCCCTCGATGAACTCCAGGCTCGCGCCGCCGCCCGTCGAGACGTGCTTCATCTTCGACGCAAATCCCATCTGCTCCACCGCCGCAGCCGAGTCGCCGCCCCCCACCACGGTGATCGCGTCTTTGTTGTCGGCCATGGCCTGCGCCACCGCGCGCGTGCCCGCGGCGAACGGCTCGAGCTCGAAGAAGCCCATCGGCCCGTTCCAGAGCACGCTCTTCGCGTTGCGGATCGTCTGCCGGTAGAGCTCGATGGTCCGGGGGCCGATGTCGAGGCCCATCCAATCGGCGGGGATCGGCTGCGTGTCGATCGTCTTGCGCTCGGCGTCGGCCTTGGGCTCCTTG is a genomic window of Deltaproteobacteria bacterium containing:
- a CDS encoding triose-phosphate isomerase, yielding MSAQGRKPFICGNWKMHKTVAESVATARDLANVVGVLRERVEIAVSPVFTSIYAVAKQLEGTNVGVAGQNCHWEVQGAFTGEVSAPMVKDAGAKYAIIGHSERRQFFGETDATVNKRLGAALKAGLVPIVCVGETLQEREGGQTMQVVDRQVRGALAGFTAKDLGTLVIAYEPVWAIGTGKTATSAQAQEVHGAIRKLLGELLGADLASKLRIQYGGSVKPDNIADLMSKPDVDGALVGGASLKAEDFARIVKFESGT